The following coding sequences are from one Salvia hispanica cultivar TCC Black 2014 chromosome 3, UniMelb_Shisp_WGS_1.0, whole genome shotgun sequence window:
- the LOC125215950 gene encoding premnaspirodiene oxygenase-like → MESDLLPWTLAVIFPLLIILLIKKWKNKSSANFPPGPKKLPIIGHLHLISNPPFRSFRDLAQQYGPIMHLKLGQVDTIVVSSPEIAKEMLKDKDPVYADRPESVALNIFWYNYVDITFSPYGHYWREMRKICILELLSAKNVRSFGFIRRDEVCRLVESLRLSGEEPVNLTDMVFVALSSIICRAAFGKVLRDKEALMRLVSIALEMGTGFLLADIFPSSVIANAVSWSTKKRLMVMRRKMDVIFDEIIREHEANGGGNGEFGNEDLVDVLLRVKESGDMDFPFGYDNIKAVILDMFTGGTETSSSSLDWVMTELMRNPQAMDKVQDEIRKVMRGRSHTSIEEEDIQKMKYLKLVIMESHRLHPQGSIIPRLSRESCQINGYTIPAKVKVLVNAWAIQRDPKYWTDPESFKPERFLNQPTLDFAGNDTRYMPFGSGKRVCPGIAFGSASVALPLAQLLHDFNWKLPRGVDAQALNMTEHFGITTCRKDKLFVIATPYQPLP, encoded by the exons ATGGAGTCCGATCTTCTTCCATGGACTTTGGCTGtgatttttcctcttttaataatcttattgattaagaaatggaAGAACAAATCCAGTGCTAATTTTCCTCCAGGGCCTAAAAAACTCCCAATAATCGGACATTTGCACCTTATTTCCAATCCCCCTTTCCGTAGCTTCCGTGATCTAGCTCAGCAGTACGGCCCGATAATGCATCTGAAGCTTGGCCAAGTCGACACCATCGTCGTCTCCTCGCCTGAAATCGCAAAAGAAATGCTCAAAGACAAGGATCCTGTTTACGCAGACAGGCCGGAGAGCGTAGCCctgaatatattttggtacaACTACGTGGACATCACATTTAGCCCCTACGGTCACTACTGGAGAGAGATGCGCAAAATATGCATCCTCGAACTCCTCAGCGCCAAAAACGTGCGTTCCTTCGGATTCATCAGGAGGGACGAGGTATGTCGACTTGTGGAGTCACTCCGCCTCTCTGGTGAAGAGCCGGTGAATCTAACAGACATGGTGTTCGTGGCGCTGAGCTCCATCATCTGCAGAGCTGCGTTTGGGAAGGTGTTGAGGGATAAAGAAGCATTGATGAGGCTAGTTAGCATTGCTCTGGAGATGGGGACGGGTTTTCTGCTTGCGGATATCTTCCCGTCTTCTGTGATAGCTAATGCTGTGAGTTGGAGCACGAAGAAGAGGTTGATGGTGATGCGGCGTAAGATGGATGTCATTTTCGATGAAATCATCCGCGAGCATGAGGCCAACGGGGGAGGTAATGGAGAGTTTGGTAATGAAGATCTGGTTGATGTCCTGCTGAGGGTGAAAGAAAGCGGAGACATGGATTTTCCCTTCGGCTACGACAACATCAAAGCTGTTATACTT GATATGTTTACTGGTGGAACTGAAACATCGTCGTCATCTCTAGATTGGGTCATGACAGAGCTAATGAGGAATCCGCAAGCGATGGACAAGGTGCAAGATGAAATACGAAAAGTGATGAGAGGAAGAAGCCACACAAGCATCGAGGAAGAAgatattcaaaaaatgaagtacCTAAAACTAGTGATCATGGAAAGTCACAGGCTGCATCCTCAGGGTTCAATCATCCCTAGATTGTCGAGGGAATCCTGCCAAATCAACGGGTACACTATCCCTGCCAAAGTGAAGGTACTGGTGAACGCGTGGGCTATCCAAAGGGATCCTAAGTATTGGACTGATCCAGAAAGCTTCAAGCCCGAAAGGTTTCTGAATCAGCCCACCCTGGACTTTGCCGGTAACGATACTCGCTACATGCCCTTTGGGAGCGGGAAAAGAGTGTGCCCTGGAATAGCATTTGGTTCAGCAAGTGTGGCTCTCCCCTTAGCTCAACTACTTCACGACTTCAACTGGAAACTCCCTCGTGGTGTCGATGCCCAAGCTTTAAACATGACCGAACACTTCGGCATTACAACTTGCAGGAAAGATAAACTTTTTGTTATTGCTACTCCTTATCAACCGCTGCCGTGA
- the LOC125216350 gene encoding alcohol dehydrogenase-like 3, producing MEELLSVTSNKVITCKAAVVHGPGEALVVEEIMVEPPKKMEVRIKILFTSICHSDLGAWLGTNEAERAYPRILGHEASGIVESVGEGVKDVERGDYVITIFHGECGECVFCKSERTNVCEKNGINPMKKVMGIDGRSRFWDMNGNPIFHFLNTSTFSEYTVMDSACVVKIDPNLMSLKHMALLSCCISTGVGAAWNTANVKPGSAVAVFGLGSVGLAVVEGAKARGATQIIGVDVNPDKQTKGSQMGITNFINPSILDTPVHEKIKEMCGGGVDYSFECVGSADVLREAFLSTHLGWGLTVAVGVHSTPKMLPLHPMDLFYGRKIVGSTFGDFKGKSQLPSFAQQCCSAGLKLDEFITHELPFENINQALQLLVDGKSLRCLLYF from the exons ATGGAAGAATTACTCTCCGTTACAAGCAACAAAGTAATCACATGCAAAG CTGCTGTAGTTCATGGTCCTGGTGAAGCATTGGTAGTAGAAGAAATTATGGTTGAGCCCCCAAAGAAAATGGAGGTCCGAATCAAGATCCTCTTCACTTCTATCTGCCATTCAGATCTTGGGGCTTGGCTTGGCACT AACGAAGCTGAAAGAGCGTACCCTAGAATTCTTGGCCACGAGGCTTCCGG AATAGTTGAGAGTGTCGGAGAAGGAGTGAAGGATGTGGAGCGTGGAGACTACGTGATCACTATATTTCACGGGGAGTGTGGGGAATGCGTGTTCTGCAAATCGGAGAGGACGAATGTGTGTgagaaaaatggaataaatCCGATGAAGAAGGTGATGGGGATTGATGGGAGAAGCAGGTTTTGGGATATGAATGGAAACCCTATTTTCCATTTCCTCAACACTTCCACATTCAGTGAGTATACAGTCATGGATTCTGCCTGCGTTGTCAAGATTGATCCAAACCTCATGTCTCTTAAGCATATGGCTTTGCTCAGCTGTTGCATCTCTACAG GGGTTGGAGCGGCATGGAACACTGCCAATGTAAAACCTGGATCAGCTGTCGCTGTTTTTGGCCTCGGCTCCGTCGGCCTTGCG GTAGTGGAAGGAGCAAAAGCAAGAGGAGCAACACAAATAATTGGAGTCGATGTCAACCCAGACAAACAAACTAAAG GTTCACAAATGGGAATCACAAATTTCATTAACCCGTCGATTCTTGATACTCCGGTGCATGAG aaaataaaagaaatgtgcGGAGGAGGTGTAGACTACAGCTTTGAGTGTGTTGGAAGCGCAGATGTTCTTCGCGAAGCCTTCTTGTCGACCCATCTG GGCTGGGGATTGACTGTGGCTGTAGGTGTTCATTCCACTCCCAAGATGCTCCCTCTTCATCCCATGGACCTCTTTTACGGCCGGAAAATCGTCGGCTCGACCTTCGGAGATTTCAAAGGGAAGTCCCAACTTCCTTCTTTTGCACAGCAATGCTGCTCTGCA ggGCTCAAGTTGGATGAGTTCATCACACATGAATTGCCATTCGAAAACATCAACCAAGCTTTGCAGCTCCTTGTTGATGGCAAATCCTTAAGATGCcttctttatttttga
- the LOC125216349 gene encoding alcohol dehydrogenase-like 4, with protein sequence MGSLGSNNNYEDAIISNDTVGKVITCKAAVAYGPGQPLVVEEIRVDPPHKMEVRIRVLFTSICHTDVSAWKGESEAQRAFPRILGHEASGVVESVGEGVSDLEIGDHVVPIFNGECEKCVYCKSKKTTNLCEKFRVNPMKSTMASDGKCRFSTKDGKPIFHFLNTSTFSEYTVLDSACVVKIDRKAPLEKMTLLSCGVSTGLGAVWNTADVEGGSTVVVFGLGAVGLAVVEGARTRGASRIIGVDINSEKQIKGKAIGLTDFINPKELDKPVHEKIREMTDGGVDYSFECAGNLEVLREAFLSTHDGWGLTVLLGVHPSPRLLPLHPMEMFDGRRLVGSVFGDFKGKSQLPHFANQCTKGVVKLDEFITHEMPFSKITDAMQLLLDGKSLRCLLHL encoded by the exons ATGGGCAGTTTGGGAAGCAACAACAATTATGAAGATGCTATTATTTCGAATGACACCGTCGGAAAAGTTATAACATGCAAAG CGGCGGTGGCGTATGGGCCGGGGCAGCCGCTGGTGGTGGAGGAGATTCGGGTTGATCCGCCTCACAAAATGGAGGTCCGAATCCGAGTGCTTTTCACTTCGATCTGCCACACCGATGTCAGTGCTTGGAAAGGAGAG agCGAAGCACAACGAGCCTTCCCTCGGATTTTGGGCCACGAAGCTTCTGG AGTGGTGGAAAGCGTGGGAGAAGGTGTGAGCGATCTGGAAATAGGTGACCATGTTGTTCCCATTTTCAACGGCGAATGCGAAAAATGCGTCTACTGCAAATCAAAGAAGACTACCAATTTATGCGAGAAATTCAGAGTGAATCCGATGAAGAGCACGATGGCAAGCGACGGAAAGTGCCGGTTTTCGACGAAAGACGGGAAGCCGATCTTCCATTTCCTCAACACTTCCACCTTCAGCGAGTATACTGTGCTGGATTCAGCATGCGTCGTTAAGATTGATCGCAAGGCCCCCTTGGAAAAAATGACTCTCCTTAGCTGTGGAGTTTCAACGG GTCTTGGAGCAGTGTGGAATACGGCTGACGTGGAGGGGGGGTCCACTGTGGTGGTCTTCGGTCTTGGAGCCGTCGGATTGGCT GTGGTGGAGGGAGCAAGGACACGTGGCGCATCTAGAATTATTGGAGTGGACATCAATTCAGAGAAACAGATCAAGGGCAAAGCAATTGGCCTTACAGATTTCATAAATCCCAAGGAATTGGACAAGCCAGTTCATGAG AAAATAAGGGAAATGACGGATGGAGGTGTGGATTATAGCTTCGAGTGTGCAGGAAACCTGGAAGTTCTTCGAGAAGCTTTCTTGTCCACTCATGAT GGGTGGGGTTTGACAGTACTTTTAGGGGTACATCCATCACCAAGATTGCTGCCTCTCCATCCAATGGAGATGTTTGATGGGAGAAGATTAGTGGGATCAGTGTTTGGTGACTTCAAAGGAAAATCACAACTGCCTCATTTTGCCAACCAGTGTACCAAAGGg GTGGTGAAATTGGACGAATTCATCACTCATGAAATGCCATTTTCCAAGATCACTGATGCCATGCAGTTGCTCCTTGATGGCAAGTCATTGAGATGCCTTTTACACCTTTGa